One genomic window of Fusibacter sp. A1 includes the following:
- a CDS encoding DUF3991 and toprim domain-containing protein, producing MSGTIIHRGIDKDIVYDFINKEKLFENKQKSCVFVGYDDNQEPKYASVRSTNTTGKTYRGDVKNSDKTFPFSYEGKTNTLCVFEAPIDLMSYLTLLKYHKVNNFSHHMISLGGVADKALDYYLKQHTEIKSIMLCLDNDEAGHFSCQQINEKYHESYHMQRHCPIGKDFNEDLLSIRNNHQVSQAREPMDAYGVEQDVEEETEL from the coding sequence GTGAGCGGCACCATTATTCATAGGGGCATTGATAAAGACATTGTCTATGATTTCATCAACAAAGAAAAACTCTTTGAAAACAAGCAAAAAAGCTGTGTATTTGTTGGCTATGACGATAATCAGGAACCCAAATACGCAAGTGTTAGAAGTACCAATACAACTGGTAAAACCTACAGGGGTGATGTCAAAAATTCAGATAAGACATTTCCCTTTAGTTATGAAGGAAAGACTAATACCCTTTGTGTATTTGAAGCACCAATTGATCTGATGAGTTATTTGACACTGCTTAAGTATCATAAAGTAAATAATTTTAGTCACCACATGATTTCACTTGGTGGTGTTGCTGATAAAGCTTTGGATTACTATTTAAAGCAACATACAGAAATCAAAAGTATTATGCTCTGCCTCGACAATGACGAAGCAGGGCATTTTTCATGTCAGCAGATCAATGAAAAATACCATGAATCTTATCACATGCAAAGGCACTGTCCAATAGGTAAAGATTTTAATGAAGATTTACTATCAATAAGGAACAACCATCAAGTTTCACAGGCAAGAGAGCCAATGGATGCTTATGGAGTTGAACAAGATGTGGAAGAAGAAACCGAATT